From Pseudopipra pipra isolate bDixPip1 chromosome 9, bDixPip1.hap1, whole genome shotgun sequence, a single genomic window includes:
- the PDZK1IP1 gene encoding PDZK1-interacting protein 1: protein MPARCLLLLLLGLLLELEPAFCQEARGSLQPWSQGVIAVVVFLVLVAIAFVVNRFWCKKKAENAETVVTVEDKQDPVVSNGHEGRYISAAADFRCKENQHAYENTVEPEEKVITTAM, encoded by the exons ATGCCTGCtcgctgcctcctcctcctcctcctgggactgctcctggagctggagcctgccttctgccaggaag CCCGGGGCAGCCTCCAGCCGTGGTCACAGGGTGTCATCGCAGTGGTCGTGTTTCTAGTGCTGGTGGCCATCGCCTTCGTGGTCAACAGGTTCTGGTGTAAGAAGAAAGC GGAAAATGCCGAGACCGTGGTGACTGTAGAGGACAAGCAGGATCCTGTCGTGTCCAATGGCCATGAAGGGAGATACATATCTGCTGCAGCTGACTTCAG gTGCAAAGAGAACCAGCACGCCTACGAGAACACGGTGGAGCCCGAGGAGAAGGTGATCACCACTGCCATGTAG